One genomic segment of Catalinimonas alkaloidigena includes these proteins:
- a CDS encoding mandelate racemase/muconate lactonizing enzyme family protein, with translation MQRRNFLKTAFLGSAAFTALPLYHTHAKTFEHIANETSDLKITKIRYYSAPGYNKPLFNQARGIVEVETDGGIIGIGEGGTKDTIEQCAQMLIGRDPFRIEHLWQYVYRGMFYPPGREKLHALGAIEMALWDIKGKALGVPVYELLGGSTREYVECYATGFRASNASTEEERARDCIEAGLRAYRIGPTGGNGDERFDFYEHANKTIERCQRINEAVGGNGNWAIDLHTRFDTTEALKICKALENLEPYFIEDIVRSENPELYQTIRQMTHVPIAVGEQFGDRWDINELIENHLIDYTRVTLPNTGGISELKKIAALCETHYLGMIPHFTGPLSTAALVHVLGSSSPTRCMIELVGGEPEKPAYFNEDLLNFRNGKLYLNSNAGLGVQFDPEKADFIMEVAANTEFPHPILTSPDGSIHNW, from the coding sequence ATGCAAAGAAGAAATTTTCTGAAAACCGCCTTTTTGGGTTCGGCTGCCTTTACGGCTTTGCCTCTTTATCACACACACGCCAAAACTTTTGAACACATCGCGAATGAAACTTCAGATCTTAAAATTACTAAGATCAGGTACTACAGTGCTCCCGGTTATAACAAACCTCTTTTTAACCAGGCCCGGGGCATTGTAGAGGTTGAGACGGATGGGGGTATCATTGGCATAGGAGAGGGAGGCACGAAAGATACCATTGAGCAATGCGCGCAAATGCTGATTGGCAGAGATCCGTTCCGGATTGAGCATCTCTGGCAGTATGTCTACCGGGGTATGTTTTATCCTCCCGGGAGAGAGAAGCTCCATGCATTGGGAGCCATAGAAATGGCATTATGGGATATCAAAGGTAAAGCACTGGGCGTGCCGGTCTATGAGCTGCTGGGTGGGTCAACCCGGGAGTATGTAGAATGCTATGCCACCGGCTTCAGAGCTTCCAATGCCAGTACAGAAGAGGAGAGGGCAAGAGACTGCATAGAAGCGGGCTTGAGAGCATACCGCATAGGTCCCACCGGTGGTAATGGAGATGAGAGGTTTGACTTTTATGAACATGCCAACAAGACTATTGAACGCTGCCAAAGAATCAATGAAGCCGTGGGAGGAAACGGTAACTGGGCCATTGACCTGCACACCCGCTTTGATACTACCGAAGCCTTAAAGATCTGTAAAGCCCTGGAAAATCTGGAACCTTACTTTATAGAGGATATCGTCAGGTCAGAAAACCCTGAGCTGTACCAGACTATCCGGCAGATGACGCATGTACCCATAGCGGTAGGCGAGCAGTTTGGTGATCGCTGGGATATCAATGAGCTGATAGAGAATCATCTGATTGATTATACAAGAGTAACACTCCCTAACACGGGAGGAATCTCTGAGCTTAAGAAAATCGCAGCGCTTTGTGAAACCCATTACCTGGGCATGATTCCACATTTTACCGGTCCCCTCTCTACCGCCGCTTTGGTGCATGTACTGGGCTCCAGCAGTCCTACACGCTGCATGATTGAACTGGTGGGGGGAGAGCCTGAAAAGCCAGCTTATTTTAATGAAGACCTGCTCAATTTCAGGAATGGTAAATTGTACCTGAACTCTAATGCTGGGCTGGGCGTGCAATTTGATCCTGAAAAGGCTGATTTTATCATGGAAGTGGCGGCCAATACAGAATTTCCGCATCCTATTCTTACCAGCCCTGACGGCTCAATACATAACTGGTAA
- a CDS encoding efflux RND transporter permease subunit, whose amino-acid sequence MKISEYAVKNYQFTLVIFLMVVALGVTTLLTMPRSEDPEINAPQFPVVIIYPGTSPLDMEELVVDPLEKKISELEDIKKITTTISDGVAVMQVYYKYESDVDDKYQELIREVNGLRDELPKDIYSIEVDKVTPSGVNIMQIALISENAALRNLKFEAERLQEELEKLAELKDVDIHGLPEEIVRIDLRLEKLASMNVPLDAVIGSLQNEMTNIPGGSVEAGLKSFNVKTSGDFEKVEEIANTIVFSLNGKNILLKDIADIRLDHEVNKHITRLNGHRSIFVTAAQKEGYNISQTQEKYKLVLEAFAKNLPSNIDMVQHFDQADNVNHRLGSLGIDFMIAILLVSITLLPLGGRAALIVMISIPLSLAIGLLLLNALGYNLNQLSIVGLVVALGLLVDDSIVVVENIERWLREGHSRMQATLLATKEIGLAVVGCTVTLIIAFMPLVFLPEGSGDFIRSLPMAVITSVLASMLVSLTIIPFLASRMLKENAAHPGGNLFLRSLQKVIHGSYAPLLDRALKRPVVTVIIAAVIFFASLQLFPVIGFSLFPMSEKPQFLVNVIAPLQSNIGYTEEVAKEVEKELANIPDVTYFATNVGKGNPRIYYNEIPENERTDFAQLFVQLKEGTSIERKLEITEALRNKFNQYPGARLEVKNFEQGPPVTAPLEVRLLGNNLDTLRMLAGRVENMLKKSEGTLYVDNPVSHLKSDIKVDVNKEKARMLGVNTLDVARTVRLAIAGLPVGSFSDNEGEDREVLLTTPLMQSRSERASLSAFDHMYVNNMRGDAIPIRQIADLSLEASPLTIDHYNKTRMVAVSSFVGKDFLTDDVLQDVMNQMEEFSFPAAYTYMMGGEYETRQDSFGGFGTVIIVTVFLFIAVLILEFKTFKSTLIVLSVIPLGMVGALLALWMTGNSLSFVAIIGLIALAGIEVKNSILLVDFTNQLREEGRSLEEAIREAGELRFLPIVLTTLTAIGGLIPIAISSNPLISPLAIVLIGGLISSTLLSRIVTPVVYKLIPPRVEQVEKKRLVAQA is encoded by the coding sequence ATGAAGATATCTGAATATGCCGTAAAAAACTATCAGTTTACGCTGGTGATCTTCCTGATGGTGGTGGCCCTGGGGGTGACCACCCTGTTGACCATGCCTCGCAGTGAAGACCCGGAGATCAACGCGCCACAGTTTCCGGTAGTCATCATCTATCCCGGCACCAGTCCTCTCGATATGGAAGAGTTGGTAGTGGACCCGCTGGAAAAGAAAATATCTGAGCTGGAAGACATCAAAAAGATCACTACAACGATCAGCGACGGAGTAGCCGTGATGCAGGTTTACTATAAGTACGAAAGCGATGTAGACGATAAGTACCAGGAGCTGATCCGTGAGGTCAATGGCCTGAGAGATGAGCTTCCAAAAGATATTTATAGCATAGAGGTGGATAAGGTAACGCCTTCAGGGGTAAACATCATGCAGATTGCACTGATCTCAGAAAACGCTGCACTGAGAAACCTGAAATTTGAGGCGGAACGCCTGCAGGAAGAACTGGAAAAATTGGCTGAACTCAAAGATGTGGACATTCATGGCCTGCCGGAAGAAATAGTACGGATAGACCTTCGCCTGGAAAAATTGGCGAGCATGAACGTGCCTCTTGATGCCGTGATTGGCAGTCTGCAGAATGAGATGACCAATATCCCCGGAGGAAGTGTGGAAGCCGGACTCAAATCTTTCAACGTCAAAACCAGTGGAGATTTTGAAAAGGTGGAAGAGATTGCCAATACGATTGTCTTCTCGCTGAATGGCAAAAATATTTTACTGAAAGACATAGCAGATATACGCCTGGACCATGAAGTAAATAAGCATATCACCCGGCTCAACGGGCATCGGAGTATCTTTGTCACCGCAGCGCAAAAGGAAGGTTATAACATCTCCCAGACGCAGGAAAAATACAAGCTGGTGCTGGAAGCTTTTGCCAAAAATTTACCTTCCAACATTGACATGGTACAGCATTTTGATCAGGCCGATAATGTCAACCATCGTCTGGGCAGCCTGGGCATTGATTTTATGATTGCCATTTTGCTGGTGTCTATTACCCTGCTGCCGCTGGGTGGCCGTGCCGCCCTCATTGTGATGATTTCCATCCCTCTTTCGCTGGCTATCGGACTGCTACTGCTCAACGCCCTGGGCTATAACCTGAATCAGCTCAGCATAGTCGGGCTGGTAGTGGCGCTGGGACTGTTGGTAGACGACAGTATCGTAGTGGTGGAAAACATAGAAAGGTGGCTGAGAGAAGGACATAGCCGGATGCAGGCAACCCTACTGGCTACCAAAGAGATAGGTTTGGCGGTGGTGGGTTGTACCGTAACCCTGATCATCGCCTTCATGCCGCTGGTCTTTCTTCCCGAAGGTTCAGGGGATTTTATCCGCAGCCTGCCTATGGCGGTGATCACATCGGTGCTGGCATCCATGCTGGTATCGCTTACCATCATTCCTTTCCTTGCCAGCCGTATGCTGAAAGAAAATGCCGCACATCCCGGAGGTAATTTGTTTTTGAGGTCATTGCAGAAAGTCATTCACGGTAGCTATGCTCCTCTGCTGGACAGAGCCTTGAAAAGACCTGTAGTGACAGTAATCATTGCGGCAGTCATCTTTTTTGCTTCTTTACAACTGTTTCCGGTGATAGGTTTTAGTCTCTTTCCTATGTCAGAGAAACCTCAGTTTCTGGTCAATGTAATTGCCCCTTTGCAGTCTAACATAGGCTATACCGAAGAAGTAGCCAAAGAGGTTGAGAAGGAGCTGGCCAATATTCCGGATGTGACTTACTTCGCTACCAATGTGGGCAAAGGTAATCCCAGAATTTACTACAATGAAATTCCTGAAAATGAGCGAACAGATTTTGCGCAGCTGTTTGTGCAACTGAAAGAAGGCACTAGTATAGAGAGAAAGCTGGAAATCACGGAAGCATTGCGTAATAAATTCAATCAATATCCGGGTGCGCGTCTTGAAGTGAAAAACTTTGAGCAGGGGCCTCCGGTCACCGCGCCCCTAGAAGTGAGATTATTAGGCAACAATCTGGATACCTTACGCATGCTGGCGGGACGTGTAGAAAATATGCTGAAAAAGAGTGAAGGTACACTCTATGTTGATAATCCGGTGAGCCACCTGAAGTCTGATATCAAAGTAGATGTCAACAAAGAAAAGGCGCGCATGCTGGGCGTAAATACCCTAGATGTAGCCCGTACTGTAAGATTAGCCATTGCCGGGCTTCCGGTGGGAAGCTTTTCTGACAATGAGGGAGAAGACAGAGAGGTGCTGCTGACCACGCCACTGATGCAAAGCCGCAGTGAGCGGGCTTCGCTCTCTGCTTTTGATCATATGTATGTCAACAATATGCGGGGTGATGCCATTCCTATCCGCCAGATTGCTGACCTGAGCCTGGAAGCCTCTCCGCTTACCATTGATCACTACAACAAGACCCGGATGGTGGCAGTCAGCTCCTTTGTGGGTAAAGATTTTCTCACTGATGATGTTTTGCAGGATGTGATGAATCAGATGGAGGAATTTTCTTTCCCGGCAGCTTATACCTATATGATGGGCGGAGAATATGAGACACGACAGGATTCATTTGGAGGCTTTGGTACAGTGATCATCGTAACGGTATTCCTGTTTATCGCTGTACTGATTCTGGAGTTCAAGACTTTTAAGAGTACGCTGATTGTACTGTCTGTCATTCCTCTGGGCATGGTAGGAGCCCTGCTGGCGCTGTGGATGACCGGCAATTCGCTCTCTTTTGTAGCCATTATCGGACTTATCGCCCTGGCAGGAATTGAAGTCAAAAACTCCATTTTGTTGGTAGACTTTACCAATCAGCTGAGAGAAGAGGGTAGAAGCCTGGAAGAGGCCATTCGTGAAGCCGGTGAGCTGCGCTTTCTACCCATCGTACTCACCACCTTGACCGCCATTGGCGGACTGATTCCCATTGCCATCTCCAGCAATCCCCTGATTTCACCACTGGCGATTGTGCTCATCGGGGGGCTGATCAGTTCTACACTCCTATCTCGTATCGTTACTCCTGTGGTGTATAAGCTGATCCCTCCCAGGGTAGAGCAGGTGGAAAAGAAGAGACTGGTGGCGCAGGCTTAA
- a CDS encoding efflux RND transporter periplasmic adaptor subunit — MKTIHTFIFIVLGGLSWQACSPAESAKAMPENDAPIPVQLMKLEKEAVSRAITTSGQFSTDDETTLSFKTGGIIRDIHVREGDYVHRGELLARLNLTEIRTGVKQAELALQKAQRDFQRAKNLYQDSVATLEQFQNAQTALALTEEQLKSAKFNLNYSEIRAAADGYVLKKFANAGQMISAGDPVIRVNGAGKAHWIFKAGVSDKEWVIIQEGDAASIITDAMPEKPVAARVIRKSEGADPVNGAFTIELRADADSQKKLASGLFGTATIVPQQKVNVWRIPYEALLDGHGDQGFVFVTSDKKTAQKVEVSIAAIDNEFVHISGGLEDATALITRGSAYLKDESTISIVE, encoded by the coding sequence ATGAAAACCATACATACCTTCATCTTCATTGTGCTGGGGGGACTATCGTGGCAGGCTTGTAGCCCGGCAGAAAGCGCCAAAGCCATGCCCGAAAATGACGCCCCTATTCCGGTGCAACTCATGAAACTTGAAAAAGAAGCAGTGAGCAGGGCTATCACTACCTCTGGTCAGTTCAGTACCGATGACGAAACTACCCTTTCCTTCAAAACCGGTGGAATCATCAGGGACATTCATGTTAGAGAAGGAGATTATGTGCACCGAGGTGAGCTGCTGGCCAGGCTTAATCTGACAGAGATCAGGACAGGAGTAAAACAGGCTGAACTGGCTTTGCAAAAAGCACAAAGAGATTTTCAAAGAGCTAAAAATCTCTATCAGGACAGCGTAGCTACACTGGAGCAGTTTCAGAATGCACAAACTGCTTTGGCACTGACAGAAGAACAGTTGAAGTCCGCAAAATTTAACCTCAACTATTCTGAAATCCGTGCGGCTGCGGATGGTTATGTGCTTAAAAAATTTGCCAATGCCGGACAGATGATCAGCGCCGGGGATCCTGTAATCAGGGTAAATGGTGCGGGAAAAGCACACTGGATTTTTAAAGCGGGAGTAAGCGATAAAGAGTGGGTGATCATTCAGGAAGGAGACGCTGCCAGTATCATTACCGATGCCATGCCTGAAAAGCCTGTTGCTGCCCGGGTCATCAGAAAGTCAGAAGGAGCGGACCCTGTGAATGGTGCCTTCACAATTGAACTGCGTGCGGATGCAGATTCACAGAAAAAGCTAGCCAGTGGTCTCTTTGGTACCGCTACTATTGTACCGCAGCAAAAAGTAAATGTATGGCGTATCCCTTACGAGGCGCTGCTGGATGGTCATGGAGATCAGGGTTTTGTATTTGTTACTTCTGACAAAAAAACCGCGCAGAAAGTGGAAGTGAGCATAGCTGCTATAGATAATGAGTTTGTGCATATCAGCGGAGGGTTGGAAGATGCCACAGCGCTTATTACCCGAGGAAGCGCCTATCTGAAAGATGAGTCAACCATCAGTATTGTTGAGTAA
- a CDS encoding TolC family protein yields the protein MSLKNKPLVAVSLLCFLLTAIPKSKAQEALDAYIQEGLKNNLVLQQKHVGLEKAMYSLKIASSYFQPSLDFNASFNHGEGGRAIALPVGDLLNPVYATLNELLQENDFPQIENVNQQFFPQNFVDAHVRASVPLYNRDLYYNHTIQQHEVALQEYEVKIYARELVKDIKTAYFRYLSAAEAVKIYESALSLVKKNVEVNEALLRNGRGLPASVLRAESELETVKAQLHDAQNIKKNARKYFNFLLNREQAMDIRADAEVRNRTDELIVKVDSAAVQARGEVEMLRTVDLINHTLINMKQNFWFPKLNAFADLGAQSENMDWTSRSPYLLVGLSVDIPLYQGRRNHYQIKQAELDLQTNRFNLDHTTQQLQLAVDIALNNLNTAYQNHLAAQKRMKSAESYFRLVERGYQEGTNSLIEFIDARNQLTSAQLHQSISTYKVLEAMAAYERESGTYPLPE from the coding sequence ATGTCGCTTAAAAACAAACCATTGGTAGCTGTCAGCTTGCTATGTTTTTTGCTCACAGCGATCCCTAAGAGCAAAGCTCAGGAAGCACTGGATGCGTACATTCAGGAAGGGCTGAAAAACAATCTTGTGCTACAGCAGAAGCATGTCGGCCTGGAGAAAGCCATGTATTCACTGAAGATAGCCAGCAGCTATTTTCAGCCCTCACTGGATTTTAACGCCAGTTTTAATCATGGCGAAGGTGGTCGCGCAATTGCGTTGCCGGTGGGTGATCTGCTTAACCCGGTCTATGCCACCCTCAATGAACTGCTACAGGAAAACGATTTTCCGCAGATAGAGAATGTCAATCAACAGTTCTTTCCCCAAAATTTTGTAGATGCCCATGTCCGGGCTTCCGTACCGCTGTATAATCGTGATCTGTATTATAACCATACTATACAGCAGCATGAGGTGGCGCTTCAGGAGTACGAAGTGAAAATCTACGCAAGAGAACTGGTCAAAGATATTAAGACTGCCTATTTCAGATATCTGAGCGCAGCGGAAGCTGTAAAAATCTATGAAAGTGCCCTTTCGTTGGTCAAAAAAAATGTGGAAGTCAACGAAGCACTTCTGAGGAATGGCAGAGGGCTTCCTGCATCCGTGCTGCGGGCAGAAAGTGAGCTGGAGACCGTGAAAGCTCAGTTGCATGATGCGCAAAATATCAAAAAAAACGCCCGCAAGTATTTCAACTTTCTACTCAACCGGGAGCAGGCAATGGACATCAGGGCGGATGCGGAAGTGCGCAATCGGACAGATGAACTTATAGTGAAAGTAGATTCTGCAGCAGTACAGGCAAGAGGGGAGGTGGAAATGCTCAGGACTGTGGACTTAATAAACCACACCCTCATTAACATGAAGCAGAATTTCTGGTTTCCCAAGCTCAATGCTTTTGCAGACCTCGGGGCTCAGTCCGAAAATATGGACTGGACGAGCCGTTCCCCTTATCTTTTGGTAGGACTTTCTGTGGATATTCCACTGTACCAGGGTAGACGAAACCACTATCAGATCAAACAGGCAGAACTGGACCTTCAGACCAACCGGTTCAACTTAGACCATACTACACAGCAATTGCAATTGGCAGTAGATATAGCACTGAATAACCTGAATACAGCGTATCAAAACCACCTGGCTGCGCAAAAACGCATGAAGTCAGCAGAAAGCTATTTCCGCCTGGTAGAAAGAGGCTATCAGGAAGGCACCAACTCACTCATTGAATTCATAGACGCTCGCAATCAGCTCACCTCGGCCCAGCTTCACCAGAGCATCAGTACCTATAAAGTGCTGGAGGCTATGGCAGCGTATGAAAGGGAAAGTGGTACTTATCCTTTGCCTGAATAG
- a CDS encoding TetR/AcrR family transcriptional regulator — MGTKDRKQREREQLKGLILKAAREIFFEKGFHNTSIRNIADQIEYSPGTIYLYFKDKDAIFHELHKEGFQLLKQSKMQVLQDIKDPFERLIAMGKGYLEFAHENPDYYDLMFVITNPMEALEDKECWMEGQTAFDILVNVVDACIQQGHFKGHDAENLAYTVWSTLHGMVTINIRGRCMVISEEKRDHIASMGFETLIMLLEKS, encoded by the coding sequence ATGGGAACCAAAGACAGAAAGCAAAGAGAGAGAGAGCAACTCAAAGGGCTTATTTTGAAGGCAGCGCGGGAAATCTTTTTTGAAAAAGGATTTCACAATACCAGCATTCGGAACATAGCCGACCAGATAGAGTATAGCCCCGGGACCATCTACCTTTACTTTAAAGACAAAGATGCGATTTTCCATGAGCTGCACAAAGAGGGTTTTCAACTGTTGAAACAAAGTAAAATGCAGGTCTTGCAGGATATCAAAGACCCTTTTGAAAGGCTGATTGCCATGGGCAAAGGCTATCTGGAATTTGCTCATGAGAACCCTGACTATTATGACCTGATGTTTGTCATCACTAATCCAATGGAAGCATTGGAGGATAAAGAGTGCTGGATGGAAGGGCAGACTGCCTTTGACATATTGGTAAATGTAGTGGATGCGTGCATTCAGCAAGGACATTTTAAAGGACATGATGCGGAAAACCTGGCTTATACGGTGTGGTCTACCCTGCATGGTATGGTTACCATCAATATCCGCGGTCGTTGCATGGTGATTAGCGAAGAAAAAAGAGATCATATTGCTTCTATGGGTTTTGAAACCCTGATCATGTTACTGGAGAAAAGCTAA
- a CDS encoding sulfatase-like hydrolase/transferase, giving the protein MKLILKVSLLFCCGFTFSNAQTRTSEKPNVILILADDLGYNDVSVYRKMHPAQVELAPTSQTPNIDKLAEQGMMFTNFYAGAAVCSPSRSALITGRNASRVGIYNWIPENSPMHLRAEEVTIAEMLKEEGYATGHFGKWHLTSQGTDQPLPNEQGFDYSFYAYNNAIPSHRNPENYFRNGEAVGKLEGYACQLVVDETIEWLERKKDNNAGSEPFYLNVWFNEPHLKVAAPEELTKRHAYNQEYYGAIENMDLAVGRLMEYLKQNNLEEETIVIFTSDNGSRWDHSNDPLRGEKCFNFEGGIRVPFIIRWPANVPDGSSSDVAGSFTDVLPSLAEFTAASLPTGCTIDGVSLVPVFTGAAPQEEREDPIFFYRYFHDPICMLREGDWCLLGYKNLIPYAESLNEGELANIRPWHFQENHMEYLDGLEPEHFELYNLRTDKEQQHNLAKAHPERVKQMKAKMLQLRNEMVREGGDWYK; this is encoded by the coding sequence ATGAAACTTATATTAAAAGTGAGCTTACTGTTTTGCTGCGGCTTCACCTTCAGCAATGCACAAACACGAACTTCTGAAAAGCCTAACGTCATCCTCATCCTTGCTGATGATCTGGGTTATAATGATGTGTCGGTGTACCGAAAAATGCATCCCGCACAGGTAGAACTCGCTCCCACCAGTCAGACGCCCAACATTGATAAACTGGCTGAGCAGGGGATGATGTTTACTAACTTTTATGCCGGAGCAGCAGTCTGTTCGCCCTCCCGCTCTGCCCTCATCACCGGACGAAACGCTAGCCGTGTGGGCATTTATAACTGGATACCTGAAAATTCGCCCATGCATCTGAGAGCAGAGGAAGTCACCATTGCGGAAATGCTAAAAGAAGAGGGATATGCTACCGGACACTTTGGAAAATGGCATCTGACTTCTCAGGGCACAGATCAACCTCTCCCCAATGAGCAGGGTTTTGATTACAGCTTCTATGCTTACAATAACGCGATACCTTCTCACAGAAATCCTGAAAATTATTTCCGAAATGGCGAAGCCGTAGGTAAGCTGGAAGGCTATGCCTGTCAGCTCGTAGTAGATGAAACTATTGAATGGCTGGAAAGAAAAAAAGATAATAATGCTGGTAGTGAACCCTTTTATCTTAATGTATGGTTCAATGAGCCCCATCTGAAAGTGGCCGCCCCGGAAGAATTGACGAAGAGACATGCTTACAATCAGGAATATTACGGTGCTATAGAAAATATGGACCTGGCAGTAGGCAGATTGATGGAATACCTGAAGCAGAATAATCTGGAAGAGGAAACTATCGTGATCTTTACTTCTGATAATGGCTCTCGCTGGGACCACTCCAATGATCCTTTGCGGGGAGAAAAGTGCTTTAACTTTGAAGGAGGCATACGGGTTCCTTTTATCATCAGGTGGCCTGCTAACGTTCCCGATGGCAGTTCAAGTGATGTAGCCGGTAGCTTTACCGATGTACTTCCTTCCCTGGCTGAATTTACCGCTGCTTCTCTACCCACCGGATGTACGATTGATGGAGTTAGCCTGGTTCCTGTGTTTACCGGAGCCGCACCACAGGAAGAGCGGGAAGATCCCATCTTTTTCTACCGCTATTTCCATGACCCCATTTGTATGCTAAGAGAAGGTGACTGGTGTCTTTTAGGCTACAAAAACCTGATTCCCTATGCGGAAAGCCTGAACGAGGGAGAGCTAGCCAACATCCGTCCCTGGCATTTTCAGGAAAACCATATGGAATACCTGGACGGGCTGGAGCCTGAGCACTTTGAACTATACAATTTACGCACTGACAAGGAGCAGCAACATAATTTGGCAAAAGCACATCCCGAACGGGTGAAACAGATGAAAGCAAAAATGCTTCAGCTTCGTAATGAAATGGTCAGGGAAGGGGGAGATTGGTATAAGTAA
- a CDS encoding sulfatase, translating to MLYHWITPLAFCLSLIFFPLHTEQNPPEETPPNILLILTDDQGYHDVSYYGTEDLQTPNIDQIAAEGMRFDNFYANCPVCSPTRAALLTGRYQDYVGVPGVIRTHADNNWGYLDPTATLLPQELKMAGYHTAIIGKWHLGLESPNTPVERGFDYFHGWLGDMMDDYWTHRRHDINYMRLNGKEIDPEGHATDLFSDWSVDYIKSQADDARPFFLYLAYNAPHFPVQPPQEWLDKVKQREKGIDDTRAKLVAFIEHMDEGIGKVINALKESGQYENTIIVFSSDNGGHLPSKANNGPLRDGKQSMYEGGLKVPTAISWPGKIAKGSVSDNRYLSMDLYPTLLALAGMEPKDKIEGQNFLPELLNGSQSDFERPVYFTRREGGTRYGGQSIYAVRQGDWKLLQNSPYEAYELYNLKDDPQEQNNLMEEEPEKYEELNKLLMQHIQKGGQVPWQKPE from the coding sequence ATGCTATATCATTGGATTACGCCCTTAGCCTTTTGCTTATCGCTAATTTTTTTTCCTCTTCATACAGAACAAAACCCTCCTGAAGAAACTCCACCGAATATCCTGCTCATCCTTACTGACGATCAGGGCTACCATGATGTTTCTTATTACGGCACGGAAGATCTTCAAACGCCTAACATTGACCAGATCGCTGCGGAAGGTATGCGCTTTGATAATTTTTATGCCAACTGCCCGGTCTGCTCGCCTACAAGGGCCGCACTACTCACTGGTCGCTACCAGGATTATGTAGGGGTACCGGGCGTTATCCGTACCCATGCGGATAACAACTGGGGTTATCTGGACCCTACAGCCACCTTGCTGCCTCAGGAGCTGAAAATGGCAGGTTACCATACTGCCATCATTGGCAAATGGCATCTGGGACTTGAATCACCCAATACACCGGTAGAACGGGGCTTTGACTACTTTCATGGCTGGCTGGGGGATATGATGGACGACTACTGGACCCATCGCCGCCACGATATCAACTATATGCGCCTCAATGGAAAAGAGATAGACCCCGAGGGACATGCCACCGATTTGTTTTCTGACTGGTCCGTGGATTATATTAAAAGCCAGGCAGATGATGCCCGCCCCTTCTTCCTTTATCTGGCCTATAACGCGCCTCACTTTCCGGTGCAGCCTCCCCAGGAGTGGCTGGATAAGGTGAAGCAAAGAGAAAAAGGAATAGATGATACCCGCGCCAAACTGGTAGCCTTTATTGAACATATGGACGAAGGCATTGGAAAAGTGATCAATGCCCTGAAAGAGAGCGGTCAGTATGAGAACACCATCATTGTTTTTTCCAGCGACAATGGGGGGCACCTACCCAGCAAAGCTAATAACGGACCTTTGCGCGATGGTAAGCAAAGCATGTACGAAGGAGGGCTAAAAGTACCCACGGCTATCAGCTGGCCGGGCAAAATAGCAAAGGGCAGTGTGTCTGACAACAGATATCTGTCTATGGACCTGTACCCTACATTACTGGCGCTGGCCGGTATGGAGCCCAAAGATAAAATTGAGGGACAGAACTTCCTTCCTGAATTGCTGAATGGCTCACAATCAGATTTTGAACGTCCGGTCTACTTTACCCGCCGGGAAGGAGGCACTCGTTATGGCGGGCAGAGTATTTATGCCGTACGCCAGGGCGACTGGAAACTGCTGCAAAACAGTCCTTATGAGGCCTATGAACTTTATAATTTGAAGGATGATCCGCAGGAGCAGAATAACCTGATGGAAGAAGAACCGGAGAAGTACGAAGAACTCAACAAACTGCTCATGCAGCATATCCAAAAGGGAGGGCAGGTGCCCTGGCAAAAGCCTGAATAA